A genomic window from Macaca mulatta isolate MMU2019108-1 chromosome 19, T2T-MMU8v2.0, whole genome shotgun sequence includes:
- the LOC144337204 gene encoding uncharacterized protein LOC144337204 yields the protein MVRTWAWAQTAARKARDTRELGPVTWASPGELTRRPLTPPPGKFSCSEPQSKTKGRGEEGAAVPSNHRRRPSPSRALPRLLARSSRLAAHQGPSSPWSLVSPRPPVTGVGETAEGQPGMGKPDGSIPPPSSSIPPSGCPRPGCPPQGPEEAAGPARPGSPRGKGCLCLKVTTRARCPGRAWCLQFPGRGGGDEGPPRTSGSDRRRSPPPPP from the coding sequence ATGGTCAGGACATGGGCCTGGGCACAGACTGCAGCCCGCAAGGCTAGGGACACCAGAGAGCTAGGACCTGTCACCTGGGCCTCCCCGGGAGAGCTGACACGGCGGCCTCTGACCCCACCTCCTGGGAAGTTCAGCTGCTCAGaaccacaaagcaaaacaaaggggCGCGGAGAGGAAGGAGCCGCAGTGCCTTCCAATCACCGCCGGCGCCCGAGCCCGAGCCGAGCCCTCCCGCGGCTCCTTGCCCGGTCCTCCCGGCTGGCCGCGCACCAAGGCCCAAGCAGCCCCTGGTCCCTCGTCTCCCCGCGGCCGCCCGTGACAGGAGTCGGGGAAACAGCCGAGGGGCAGCCGGGGATGGGAAAACCAGATGgctccatccctcctccctcctcctccatccctccctccggGTGCCCGCGGCCTGGCTGCCCTCCGCAGGGGCCCGAGGAGGCCGCGGGCCCAGCTCGTCCGGGCTCACCCCGGGGAAAGGGCTGCCTTTGTCTAAAGGTCACCACCCGAGCGCGGTGCCCCGGCCGGGCCTGGTGCCTCCAGTTCCCAGGCCGAGGGGGAGGAGATGAGGGGCCGCCCCGAACCTCGGGAAGTGACAGGAGGCGctcaccccccccacccccgtaA